A genomic segment from Drosophila miranda strain MSH22 chromosome 3, D.miranda_PacBio2.1, whole genome shotgun sequence encodes:
- the LOC117188262 gene encoding dynein light chain roadblock-type 1-like — protein MQAAETEPKRTKSYIDEVYRLLEEKPGVEEILIMNRSGVPIKTSMERQDALQHACLYENSREKCQAFLSKMEPTQLLTMLRVRTRFHEVLLTPDGKITVLVVQNPKDTHLKVEDLNRHSSNF, from the exons ATGCAGGCAGCCGAAACTGAG CCCAAGCGTACCAAGAGTTATATTGATGAGGTATACCGACTTTTAGAGGAAAAGCCAGGGGTTGAAGAAATATTAATCATGAATCGTTCCGGTGTGCCGATCAAAACGTCAATGGAACGCCAAGACGCACTTCAACATGCCTGTCTTTATGAGAATTCGCGTGAAAAGTGTCAGGCATTTCTATCAAAAATGGAGCCAACACAGCTCCTGACCATGTTGCGAGTCCGTACCAGATTCCACGAGGTCCTGCTAACACCTGATGGCAAGATAACCGTTTTGGTAGTGCAAAATCCAAAGGATACACATCTTAAGGTTGAGGATCTAAATCGTCATTCCtccaatttttaa